A part of uncultured Fibrobacter sp. genomic DNA contains:
- a CDS encoding hydroxymethylpyrimidine/phosphomethylpyrimidine kinase, with the protein MGEKLVHALTVAGFDGSAGAGFVSDIKTMAHFGVYGQAVCTALTQQNEEEFVAPGWVIWDRIEAQLETLFKKHKFKFVKIGLVEKARTLKRIVEFVREKSPDAFIVWDPIASASAGFHFMRDAEKFLPIMKSIDLVTPNQDEFAYLGLGLAESRGQIKMGRDFAVLLKGGHARGKESIDTLWYNEEQFKFISPRLPGKGKHGTGCVLSSAILANVALGKDVPTACEIAKQYMNEYLKTGEGRLGFLV; encoded by the coding sequence ATGGGTGAAAAACTGGTTCACGCTTTGACAGTGGCTGGCTTTGACGGCTCGGCGGGTGCAGGCTTTGTGTCTGACATCAAGACAATGGCGCATTTTGGCGTGTACGGCCAGGCTGTCTGTACGGCGCTTACACAGCAGAACGAAGAAGAATTCGTGGCGCCCGGCTGGGTTATCTGGGATCGCATCGAGGCGCAGCTGGAAACGCTTTTTAAAAAACATAAGTTCAAGTTCGTGAAAATCGGCCTTGTGGAAAAGGCTCGCACCTTGAAGCGCATTGTGGAATTTGTCCGCGAAAAGTCTCCGGACGCCTTCATCGTGTGGGATCCGATTGCAAGCGCGAGCGCAGGGTTCCACTTTATGCGTGATGCCGAAAAATTCTTGCCGATTATGAAGTCCATTGACTTGGTGACGCCGAACCAAGATGAATTTGCGTACCTGGGCTTGGGCCTTGCTGAATCCCGCGGACAAATCAAGATGGGTCGCGACTTTGCCGTACTCCTGAAGGGTGGCCATGCCCGCGGCAAGGAATCGATCGATACCTTGTGGTATAACGAAGAACAGTTCAAGTTTATCAGCCCGAGACTCCCCGGCAAAGGCAAGCACGGCACCGGCTGCGTGCTCAGCTCTGCAATCCTTGCGAACGTGGCGCTCGGCAAAGATGTGCCTACCGCCTGCGAAATCGCCAAGCAGTACATGAACGAATACCTCAAAACCGGCGAAGGCCGCCTCGGGTTCTTGGTGTAG
- a CDS encoding MgtC/SapB family protein, with product MLDFNVFYRLAAAIGIGLIIGLQREHTYYDQSDRHPAGVRTFTLVGLAGAMAALLSDQMGGVAPFITGFVVVGMLLMAMHVSFAIGHRKQDDSIAGHLPGGDGITTSVAVVIVYLLGGICWYGRLLESCVIVVVILWVLSAKEQLHTFAQKLSKEDILATVKFAVISALILPFLPNQAYGPAGLEVLNPHTIWLFVVFISGIGFVGYVLIKLVGPGKGIWLTGLLGGLASSTALTLNLAGRSRENEDYASDFTLGIVLSWAVMYVRLYLICIFLSGALAKPLALPLLLPVVPALGYALFLKIREFRDHKQKSSDFSNPFKLLPAIKFGVIFTCVMFIANAARVYLGAGALLACSFLGGAAEMDAVAFSVIDMNLKAGLPVRELVLALLFASLANTITKGGMVIFLGAKAMRRPILPAVILICLVTAGLIGYYAVL from the coding sequence ATGCTTGACTTTAACGTGTTTTATCGTTTGGCGGCTGCGATTGGCATTGGCCTGATTATTGGCCTGCAGCGCGAGCACACTTATTATGACCAGTCGGATAGGCATCCGGCCGGTGTTCGTACGTTTACCCTTGTGGGGTTGGCGGGTGCCATGGCAGCACTCCTTTCGGACCAGATGGGTGGCGTAGCGCCTTTTATTACCGGATTTGTTGTCGTGGGCATGCTTTTGATGGCTATGCATGTGTCTTTTGCGATTGGTCACCGTAAGCAAGATGATTCTATTGCGGGTCATTTGCCCGGTGGCGATGGCATTACCACAAGCGTCGCGGTTGTGATTGTGTACCTGCTCGGAGGCATTTGCTGGTACGGGCGCTTGCTAGAATCTTGCGTGATTGTGGTAGTGATTCTCTGGGTGCTTTCGGCGAAGGAGCAGTTGCATACTTTTGCGCAAAAACTTTCGAAAGAAGATATTTTGGCGACGGTCAAGTTTGCGGTGATTTCGGCTTTGATTTTACCGTTCTTGCCGAACCAGGCTTACGGCCCTGCGGGGCTTGAAGTCTTGAACCCGCACACGATTTGGCTTTTTGTCGTTTTTATCAGCGGTATCGGTTTTGTGGGCTATGTGCTCATTAAGCTTGTGGGCCCGGGCAAAGGCATTTGGCTTACGGGTTTGCTGGGTGGCCTTGCCAGCAGTACGGCTTTGACCTTGAATTTGGCCGGGCGCAGCCGAGAAAATGAGGATTACGCGTCGGACTTTACGCTTGGCATTGTGCTGAGCTGGGCGGTGATGTATGTGCGCCTATACCTGATTTGCATTTTCCTGAGTGGTGCACTTGCGAAACCGCTTGCGTTGCCGCTGTTGTTGCCCGTGGTGCCTGCGCTTGGGTATGCACTGTTCCTCAAGATTCGCGAGTTCCGCGATCACAAGCAAAAGTCTTCGGACTTTTCGAACCCGTTCAAGCTTTTGCCGGCGATTAAGTTTGGCGTGATTTTTACCTGCGTGATGTTTATCGCCAATGCGGCACGCGTGTATTTGGGCGCCGGCGCGCTGTTGGCCTGTAGTTTTTTGGGAGGCGCCGCCGAAATGGATGCGGTGGCGTTCTCGGTAATTGATATGAACTTGAAAGCCGGGCTCCCGGTTCGTGAATTGGTGCTGGCGTTGTTGTTTGCTAGCCTCGCCAATACAATCACAAAGGGTGGCATGGTGATTTTCTTGGGTGCAAAGGCGATGCGTCGTCCGATTTTGCCTGCTGTAATCCTGATTTGCTTGGTAACGGCTGGCCTGATTGGGTATTACGCGGTCTTATAA
- a CDS encoding GGDEF domain-containing protein — MVEPDRIHKQYLWVTSVSTVVLILLFVVFLIAVRYNGVAPQSVRLDKGWTVTYKGEKTGVESLVNYTFPEKLMSGDSLILEGRISANPLSHPIFRFRTVHSAVEVFENGKSVYEYGKDRMFPGCGYHYVHLNHGEHQSLKVVLVEKIDNRKITFSKYELLPEEYSVSDYSSRHIFALVIGIFLILFGLLAVMVGAVMRIYGVNYFRLLMIGLLSFTFGTWTMCYTKLIQVVSYNLTFNTTLEYICLYFAPIPFTLLLWNMQKTRLSQAKTWVMKFLVAYEVAYLAVSSVLHFTGLLFYPQMLVFFHAVVFAGLVYFVYSGILYNKKMDESGKILSRGVLFFVVMVIADMLRYNFARHLAIDNPLLESSWIPLGTLGFVFSLVQSYVVYLVYILEDRAEKGALATMAYLDALTGLYNRAKCQQIFDILDKSFGDYAFVSIDMNGLKAVNDKYGHNEGDKLIKIFAGLFNEAFAGVGTAIRVGGDEFLAIVRSEHVADVNDAVKKMTDLQKERSEGLPISLEVAYGVAYKHEFLKNGFSMAEETHIDAEKVYHLSDERMYAMKAKMKSKLARL, encoded by the coding sequence TTGGTAGAACCGGATAGAATTCATAAGCAATATCTTTGGGTCACGTCAGTTTCGACTGTCGTTTTGATCTTGCTGTTTGTCGTCTTTTTGATTGCCGTTCGTTACAACGGCGTCGCTCCGCAAAGTGTCCGCCTGGATAAAGGTTGGACCGTTACATACAAGGGCGAAAAGACCGGGGTAGAGTCCTTGGTGAACTATACGTTCCCCGAAAAACTCATGAGTGGTGATTCGTTGATCCTGGAAGGCAGGATTTCTGCGAACCCGCTTTCGCACCCGATTTTCAGATTCCGGACGGTGCATAGCGCTGTCGAGGTTTTTGAAAACGGCAAAAGCGTTTATGAGTATGGTAAAGATCGCATGTTTCCGGGATGCGGTTACCATTATGTCCACTTGAACCATGGCGAACATCAAAGCTTGAAGGTTGTGCTGGTCGAAAAAATAGACAACCGGAAAATCACCTTCTCGAAATATGAACTTTTGCCCGAAGAATACTCCGTGAGCGATTATTCCTCGCGCCATATTTTTGCGCTTGTCATCGGAATATTCCTGATTCTTTTTGGGTTGCTTGCCGTTATGGTGGGCGCCGTCATGCGCATTTACGGTGTCAATTATTTCCGCCTGTTGATGATTGGGCTCTTGTCGTTTACGTTTGGCACCTGGACCATGTGCTATACGAAACTGATCCAGGTAGTGTCATACAATTTGACGTTCAATACGACACTTGAATATATCTGCCTTTATTTTGCGCCGATCCCGTTTACGCTGTTGCTTTGGAACATGCAGAAGACGCGTCTCAGCCAAGCCAAGACTTGGGTCATGAAGTTCCTGGTGGCCTACGAGGTCGCTTACTTGGCTGTCTCTTCGGTTCTTCATTTTACTGGATTGCTGTTCTACCCGCAAATGCTGGTGTTTTTCCATGCGGTCGTTTTTGCCGGATTGGTATACTTTGTCTATTCCGGCATTCTCTACAACAAAAAAATGGACGAGTCCGGAAAGATTCTTTCTCGCGGCGTCTTGTTCTTTGTGGTGATGGTGATAGCGGACATGCTTCGCTATAATTTTGCCCGCCATCTCGCAATCGACAACCCTTTGCTGGAATCGTCCTGGATTCCGTTGGGTACGCTTGGCTTTGTATTCTCGCTAGTTCAGAGCTATGTCGTTTACTTGGTCTACATTTTAGAAGACCGCGCCGAAAAGGGGGCGCTCGCTACGATGGCCTATCTGGATGCCTTGACGGGGCTTTATAACCGTGCCAAGTGCCAGCAGATTTTTGATATTTTGGACAAGAGCTTTGGCGACTACGCTTTTGTGAGTATCGATATGAATGGCCTGAAGGCTGTGAACGACAAGTATGGCCATAACGAAGGCGATAAACTCATTAAAATCTTTGCAGGCCTTTTCAATGAGGCTTTTGCGGGGGTGGGTACCGCTATTCGCGTGGGTGGCGACGAATTCTTGGCGATTGTGCGCAGCGAACACGTGGCCGACGTGAACGATGCTGTCAAGAAGATGACCGACTTGCAGAAAGAACGTAGCGAAGGCTTGCCGATTTCACTCGAAGTGGCCTACGGCGTGGCTTACAAGCATGAATTCTTGAAGAACGGCTTTAGCATGGCCGAAGAAACCCATATCGATGCCGAAAAGGTTTACCACCTGTCTGACGAACGCATGTACGCCATGAAGGCGAAGATGAAGTCAAAACTCGCAAGGCTGTAA
- a CDS encoding dihydrofolate reductase has product MLISAIVAISQNNVIGRDGHLPWHLSADLKRFKAITTGHSIVLGRKNYDDIGRPLPNRTNYVLTRNPAFEAPGCVVCGNLSQAIESARAAHETECFIIGGAAVYREAMPLVQKLYVTRVLADVDGDVLFPEWGDGWHKVSEEKFEADEKNDYPTVFEVWER; this is encoded by the coding sequence ATGTTGATTTCTGCAATTGTCGCGATTTCTCAGAATAACGTGATTGGGCGTGACGGGCACTTGCCTTGGCATTTGTCCGCCGACCTCAAGCGTTTCAAGGCGATTACGACCGGGCATTCGATTGTGCTTGGCCGCAAGAATTACGACGATATCGGACGTCCACTCCCGAACCGCACGAATTACGTGCTCACACGTAACCCGGCTTTTGAAGCTCCGGGCTGCGTTGTCTGCGGCAATCTTTCTCAGGCTATAGAATCTGCTCGCGCCGCCCACGAAACAGAATGTTTTATTATTGGCGGCGCGGCCGTTTACCGCGAAGCCATGCCCCTGGTGCAAAAACTGTATGTGACGCGCGTGCTTGCTGACGTCGATGGCGACGTCTTGTTCCCTGAATGGGGCGATGGCTGGCACAAGGTAAGCGAAGAAAAATTCGAAGCCGACGAAAAGAACGATTACCCGACAGTGTTCGAGGTGTGGGAGCGTTAA
- a CDS encoding thymidylate synthase, with protein sequence MQQYLDLLKDILENGVDRSDRTGTGTRSVFGRQCRYDLSKGFPCLTTKKLHLRSIIHELLWFLKGDTNIKYLHDNKVTIWDEWADENGDLGPVYGHQWRSWPTPDGGHIDQIKNLVNSLKNNPDSRRHLVCAWNVAEVDKMALPPCHCLFQFYVGGVGASGKRKLSCQLYQRSADTFLGVPFNIASYALLTLMLAQVCDYEPGEFIHTLGDTHLYSNHFEQAREQLTRTPRKLPTMKLNPAVKDLFEFKFEDFELVDYDPWPTIKAPIAV encoded by the coding sequence ATGCAACAATATTTAGACCTGCTCAAGGATATTTTGGAAAACGGGGTGGATCGTTCTGACCGTACGGGTACAGGAACGCGCTCCGTTTTTGGCCGTCAGTGCCGTTATGACCTTTCTAAAGGATTCCCGTGCCTCACGACCAAGAAACTGCATTTGCGCTCTATTATTCACGAATTGTTGTGGTTCTTGAAGGGCGATACGAATATCAAGTATTTGCACGATAACAAGGTGACCATTTGGGACGAATGGGCCGACGAAAATGGCGACCTGGGTCCGGTCTATGGACACCAGTGGCGCAGCTGGCCGACCCCCGATGGTGGACACATCGACCAAATCAAGAACTTGGTGAATAGTCTCAAGAACAATCCCGATTCCCGCCGCCACCTAGTGTGCGCCTGGAACGTGGCCGAAGTCGACAAGATGGCTTTGCCGCCTTGCCACTGTCTGTTCCAGTTCTATGTGGGCGGTGTTGGCGCCTCTGGCAAGCGTAAGCTCAGTTGCCAGCTGTACCAGCGCAGTGCCGACACATTCCTCGGGGTGCCGTTCAACATTGCGTCTTATGCGCTGTTGACCTTGATGCTTGCGCAGGTCTGCGACTATGAACCGGGTGAATTCATTCATACGCTGGGTGATACGCACCTGTATTCGAACCATTTTGAACAGGCCCGTGAACAACTGACGCGTACGCCACGCAAGTTGCCGACCATGAAGCTGAATCCGGCTGTCAAGGACCTTTTCGAATTCAAGTTTGAAGATTTTGAACTGGTTGATTACGACCCGTGGCCGACTATTAAGGCGCCGATCGCGGTGTAA
- a CDS encoding OmpA family protein yields the protein MNKVAMGLVLALAASAFAGHPQTINKEGFVGVNKTQSAQSLGHSKLVFTLLGDATFGNDMFPADDATGFGALNEVEATGALKNAAVADFVGGSANIGFAIGIWHYFDLGVTIPVYYDQLSAEGYYVDPTLGSRDMNRPATIPNTKVGYVGNLKIDLKARFPLPEDQVFDIAVFGGIAMGTANAEKQGLWIREPEYINKSNGSALPFGTKSTTVKGGLAVTMDASKLDGGDGFPFLLHLNGGYRYSTNSDYMSLPFMSAAAEIYFMDFMSIFVEYYWDIQLDDFERCMPIFDEAGILINENCNLSIKNGSGKLDMKQLTGALVFHLPVGVDLHMGASYYLGDDSYITAQALESSERPGGVRVDRIRVNPEYTVYGGITWSGFLLAQDRDGDGVTDDEDKCPDDIGHRLNQGCPLGNPDADEDGVCDAWVAEKGFESEFAEVCEGVDQCPNEAGEGDDGCPLDNPDADGDGVCDPWVAQKKMLKKFANVCEGIDDCPAQAGSPAFNGCPTKQPDPDGDGLCSPWVTDEGAMNEFADICKGYDMCPGEAGSAANKGCAWDDPDADNDGLCDPWVTEKKMGFYFEKAAEDENMAKEWFIDKSCKGIDKCPTELGPATNEGCPLGNPDTDQDGLCDPWVTEKNMLEQYDGICAGVDKCPTEAGEAFAQGCPMESPDPDGDSLCSPWVTKQKMLDQFKDMCRGYDRCELEAGPEWNKGCPIEDDPDPDKDGVCSEWVATKKLQKEFAEVCTGIDRCPDEPGDDGHGCPKKAVEKLDGVTFKSGKATLESNAKKILQNVAKKLVEEDSYKDLKIVIQGHTDNVGKEKTNQKLSENRAKEVMKVLTKAGVKKDRIKAIGMGSSCPVDDNSTAEGREMNRRIEMHFVTPDNDGTSCESNLVQ from the coding sequence ATGAATAAGGTAGCTATGGGTTTAGTCCTGGCCTTGGCGGCTTCCGCCTTTGCAGGACATCCCCAGACAATCAACAAGGAAGGCTTCGTTGGTGTGAATAAGACCCAGTCTGCCCAATCCCTTGGTCATTCCAAACTGGTTTTTACCCTTTTAGGTGATGCTACTTTCGGTAACGACATGTTCCCGGCTGACGATGCCACGGGCTTTGGTGCCTTGAATGAAGTCGAAGCGACTGGAGCGTTGAAAAATGCTGCTGTGGCGGACTTCGTAGGCGGAAGCGCTAATATCGGCTTTGCCATCGGTATCTGGCATTATTTTGACTTGGGTGTGACAATCCCTGTTTACTACGATCAGCTGTCTGCTGAAGGCTACTATGTTGACCCGACTTTGGGTTCCAGGGACATGAACCGTCCGGCAACCATTCCGAACACGAAGGTTGGCTATGTGGGTAACCTCAAGATTGACTTGAAGGCTCGTTTCCCGCTGCCGGAAGACCAGGTGTTCGATATCGCCGTGTTCGGTGGTATTGCAATGGGTACGGCCAATGCCGAAAAGCAGGGCCTCTGGATTCGCGAACCTGAATATATCAACAAGTCTAATGGATCCGCACTTCCGTTCGGTACCAAGAGCACCACGGTCAAGGGCGGTCTTGCTGTCACGATGGACGCAAGCAAGCTCGATGGCGGCGACGGATTCCCGTTCTTGCTGCACTTGAACGGCGGTTACCGCTACAGCACGAACAGTGACTATATGTCGCTCCCGTTCATGAGTGCTGCTGCCGAAATCTACTTTATGGACTTCATGTCCATCTTCGTGGAATACTATTGGGATATCCAGCTGGATGACTTTGAACGCTGCATGCCCATCTTTGATGAAGCCGGTATACTCATTAATGAAAACTGCAACCTTTCTATCAAGAATGGTAGCGGCAAACTCGACATGAAGCAGTTGACGGGTGCCTTGGTGTTCCACCTGCCGGTCGGTGTTGACCTGCATATGGGTGCTTCTTACTACCTGGGCGACGACAGCTACATTACCGCCCAGGCTCTTGAATCTAGCGAACGTCCGGGTGGCGTGAGGGTTGACCGCATTCGCGTGAACCCCGAATACACCGTTTACGGCGGTATCACCTGGAGCGGATTCCTGCTGGCTCAGGACCGCGACGGCGATGGCGTTACGGATGACGAAGACAAGTGCCCCGACGATATCGGTCACCGTCTGAATCAGGGCTGCCCGCTGGGTAATCCGGATGCTGACGAAGACGGCGTTTGCGATGCCTGGGTTGCTGAAAAGGGATTCGAATCTGAATTTGCTGAAGTTTGCGAAGGCGTTGACCAGTGCCCGAACGAAGCTGGCGAAGGCGACGATGGTTGCCCGCTTGACAATCCGGATGCTGATGGCGACGGCGTTTGCGACCCGTGGGTTGCTCAGAAGAAGATGCTCAAGAAGTTTGCTAACGTTTGCGAAGGCATTGACGATTGCCCGGCTCAGGCTGGTTCTCCGGCATTCAACGGTTGCCCGACTAAGCAGCCGGACCCGGATGGTGACGGTCTCTGCTCTCCGTGGGTGACTGACGAAGGTGCCATGAACGAATTCGCTGACATCTGTAAGGGTTACGACATGTGCCCGGGTGAAGCTGGTTCTGCTGCCAATAAGGGTTGCGCCTGGGATGATCCGGATGCCGATAATGACGGCCTCTGCGACCCGTGGGTGACCGAAAAGAAGATGGGCTTCTACTTCGAAAAGGCTGCTGAAGACGAGAACATGGCCAAGGAATGGTTCATCGACAAGTCTTGTAAGGGTATCGATAAGTGCCCGACCGAACTCGGCCCGGCTACTAACGAAGGCTGCCCGCTTGGCAACCCGGATACTGACCAGGATGGCCTCTGCGATCCGTGGGTCACCGAAAAGAACATGCTTGAACAGTACGATGGTATCTGCGCTGGCGTTGACAAGTGCCCGACCGAAGCCGGTGAAGCATTTGCTCAGGGCTGCCCGATGGAAAGCCCGGACCCGGATGGAGACTCCCTCTGCTCTCCGTGGGTTACCAAGCAGAAGATGCTTGACCAGTTCAAGGATATGTGCCGCGGCTACGACCGTTGCGAACTCGAAGCTGGTCCTGAATGGAACAAGGGCTGCCCGATTGAAGACGATCCGGACCCGGATAAGGACGGCGTCTGCTCTGAATGGGTTGCCACCAAGAAGCTCCAGAAGGAATTTGCTGAAGTCTGTACTGGAATCGACCGCTGCCCGGATGAACCGGGTGACGATGGCCATGGCTGCCCGAAGAAGGCTGTCGAAAAGCTCGATGGCGTGACCTTCAAGAGCGGCAAGGCTACCTTGGAATCCAACGCCAAGAAGATTCTCCAGAACGTGGCTAAGAAGCTTGTCGAAGAAGACAGCTACAAGGATCTGAAGATCGTGATCCAGGGTCACACCGACAACGTGGGTAAGGAAAAGACCAACCAGAAGCTTTCCGAAAACCGCGCTAAGGAAGTGATGAAGGTGCTCACCAAGGCGGGCGTCAAGAAAGATCGCATCAAGGCTATCGGTATGGGTTCCAGCTGCCCGGTGGATGACAACAGCACCGCCGAAGGCCGCGAAATGAACCGCCGTATCGAAATGCACTTCGTAACGCCGGATAACGACGGTACGAGCTGCGAAAGCAACCTGGTGCAGTAA
- the radC gene encoding DNA repair protein RadC, whose protein sequence is MNHNVMMLNDRAVSKYLPREKIEKFGAAALTNEELLALILGSGNQDCNVFELSRRLSDFLSNQTQVPSLAQIREIRGLGKVKAAQVLACLELSGRYILSDKSNPIVSPEDLLSRLSFLKYESQEHLVIVTLNSVNCVIRIHELTTGLVNKTPVHPREAFAKAIEDRAVSVVFAHNHPSGSLEPSLEDMAITRVLCAAGRVLQIPVLDHIIVGKGGLTSICRMDPGMFEKTFCPA, encoded by the coding sequence ATGAACCATAACGTGATGATGTTGAATGACAGAGCGGTTTCCAAATACTTGCCCCGCGAAAAGATTGAAAAGTTCGGGGCAGCCGCCCTTACAAACGAAGAACTGCTGGCCCTGATTTTAGGGAGCGGAAACCAGGATTGCAATGTTTTTGAGCTGTCGAGGCGCCTTTCGGATTTTCTTTCGAACCAGACTCAGGTGCCCTCGCTTGCCCAAATTCGCGAAATTCGGGGTCTTGGCAAGGTGAAGGCGGCGCAGGTGCTTGCTTGTCTGGAACTTTCGGGCCGTTACATTCTGAGCGATAAATCTAACCCGATTGTGTCGCCCGAAGATCTTTTGTCGAGGCTTTCGTTCCTCAAATATGAATCGCAGGAGCATTTGGTGATTGTGACGCTCAATTCGGTCAATTGCGTGATTCGGATCCATGAATTGACCACGGGCCTTGTCAACAAGACCCCGGTTCACCCCCGCGAAGCGTTTGCCAAGGCTATCGAAGATCGCGCTGTTTCGGTTGTTTTTGCCCATAATCACCCCTCGGGCTCGCTGGAACCCAGCCTTGAGGACATGGCGATTACCCGGGTGCTTTGTGCCGCGGGGCGGGTGCTCCAAATACCCGTTTTGGACCATATTATTGTGGGTAAAGGGGGGCTTACCAGCATTTGCCGGATGGACCCCGGCATGTTCGAAAAGACGTTTTGCCCTGCTTAA
- a CDS encoding S1-like domain-containing RNA-binding protein, with product MELGKYNHARVEEIMPQGYYLELETGGRVLLPGKKEEFSLQEGEVLDVFVYMDSEDRPIATLDKPYATVGEFAVLEVKDVNRIGAFLDWGLNKDLFLPYKQQLGELRRGDRCVVYILEDDKSNRIVATEKIKSFLDPDTSELHLGQKVQLAAYEVTRDHIDFLVDYRYTGRLMVTPNTPRIYIGDTMAGYIQRFTADGKITLNLTPVGYKGIMKSESPAAIMQKLEEAGGFLPYGDHSDPEEIRREFGMSKKTFKKILGTLFREGRIDLSDDGFRKI from the coding sequence ATGGAATTAGGCAAATACAATCACGCCCGAGTAGAAGAAATCATGCCCCAGGGCTATTACCTGGAACTTGAAACCGGCGGTCGCGTGCTGCTCCCCGGCAAAAAAGAAGAATTCAGCCTCCAAGAAGGCGAAGTGCTAGACGTATTTGTCTACATGGATTCCGAAGACCGCCCCATCGCGACCCTCGACAAGCCTTACGCTACCGTCGGTGAATTTGCCGTGCTCGAAGTCAAGGACGTGAACCGCATCGGCGCTTTCCTGGATTGGGGTCTGAATAAGGACCTGTTCCTCCCCTACAAGCAGCAGCTCGGCGAACTCAGGCGCGGTGACCGCTGCGTCGTGTACATTCTCGAAGACGACAAGAGCAACCGCATTGTGGCCACCGAAAAAATCAAGAGTTTCTTGGACCCCGACACCTCGGAACTCCACCTGGGTCAAAAGGTCCAGCTCGCCGCTTACGAAGTCACCCGCGACCATATCGATTTTCTTGTAGACTACCGCTACACGGGCCGCCTCATGGTCACTCCTAACACGCCACGCATTTACATCGGCGACACCATGGCGGGCTACATCCAGCGCTTTACCGCTGACGGCAAGATTACCCTGAACCTCACTCCCGTGGGCTACAAAGGAATCATGAAGAGCGAAAGCCCCGCCGCAATCATGCAAAAGCTCGAAGAAGCTGGCGGATTCCTGCCCTACGGCGACCACAGCGATCCCGAAGAAATCCGCCGCGAATTCGGCATGTCCAAGAAGACATTCAAGAAGATTCTGGGCACGCTATTCCGCGAAGGTCGTATTGACCTTTCTGACGACGGCTTCCGTAAAATCTAA
- a CDS encoding OmpA family protein, whose amino-acid sequence MKLSSFGILPVFSAVLCVNLLVAPANARDLLPNKTHAVLTVTYTNEQDVPQAHKKLSFVGQNNPKNKFTVTTDSEGEVTFHIAREDTYTIYCESVTGPFECGTTPYVSPTASTGGLTVVFDDTRVELTGVNFKAGSAELEPESMAILDKAVAGILKNPDARIEIQGHTSSEGDDQFNQTLSEQRAYTVFLYMVDHGVDRGHLSASGYGSSQPKASNATEAGRKKNRRIELCVLNDNEVPVEYK is encoded by the coding sequence GTGAAATTGTCCAGTTTCGGCATTTTGCCCGTTTTTAGCGCTGTTTTGTGTGTAAATCTTTTGGTTGCGCCTGCAAATGCTCGCGACTTATTGCCCAACAAGACTCATGCTGTGCTTACAGTGACATACACCAACGAACAGGATGTACCGCAAGCGCATAAGAAGCTTTCTTTCGTGGGCCAGAACAACCCGAAGAACAAGTTCACGGTTACGACCGATTCCGAAGGCGAAGTGACGTTCCATATTGCACGCGAAGATACTTATACGATTTACTGCGAAAGCGTGACGGGCCCCTTTGAATGCGGTACGACTCCTTATGTTTCGCCCACGGCAAGCACGGGTGGCCTTACGGTGGTGTTCGACGACACGCGTGTTGAATTGACCGGAGTGAACTTTAAGGCAGGCAGTGCCGAACTGGAACCGGAATCCATGGCGATTTTGGACAAGGCGGTGGCCGGCATATTGAAAAACCCGGATGCCCGTATTGAAATCCAGGGGCATACCAGCTCCGAAGGTGATGACCAGTTTAACCAGACGCTTTCAGAACAGCGCGCCTACACGGTGTTCCTTTACATGGTCGACCATGGCGTTGACCGTGGGCACCTTTCGGCAAGTGGTTATGGCTCTAGCCAGCCCAAGGCCTCGAATGCGACTGAGGCCGGTCGCAAGAAAAACCGCCGCATTGAACTTTGTGTCTTAAACGACAACGAAGTCCCGGTGGAATATAAATAA